The region CCCGCGATGCCGCTCAACAGCAGCACCCCCAGGACCAGCGCGAAGGACACGTCGTGACGGAGCAGCGACCACACCACCAGGCCGATCGACAGCCAGCAGGCGCTGCCCAGCAGGCTCTGGGCGACGGCGATCTTGAAGGACGGCAATTCCAGCTCATGGCCACGGACGGTCCAAGAGCGCTTGCGCGCCAGCCCGCACAAGGCCACGTAGGCGACCGCGGCCACCAGCATGCCCACGCCGATGCCGCGCAAGGCATAGTTGCTGATGTTCCAGTTGTCGGGGATGGGCAGCACGCCCCAGGCGAACAGCCCGCCCGCCACCCACAGGTAGCCCAGCCAGTTGGTCGTCAGGCTCAAACCGATGATGCGGGTGATCTCGCCGGCTGCCAGCCCCAGGCGCAGATACAGGCGGAAGCGGAAGCCCACGCTGCCGATCAGCGATCCCATGTTGAGGTTGAAGGCATAGGCGACGATGCCCACCGCCATCACCCGCACGGGCGGAATCATGTGGCCAAGATAGGGTATGGCCAGCAGATCGAAGCAGCTGTAGATCAGATAACTCAGCACCGCCAGGCCGGCCGCGCGCAGCAGCACGGGCCAGGTGTAGGCCTGCATGGCCTCCAGCACCTTGCCCCATTCGACGTTGCGGGCCTGGTCTGCTATCAGGCCGATAACCAGCAAGGCGAAGGCCGTGAAAAAGACCTTTTTCAGAAGCGGCCAATGGCGCCGCCAGCCACTGGCGGACTCAGG is a window of Bordetella sp. N DNA encoding:
- a CDS encoding lysylphosphatidylglycerol synthase domain-containing protein, coding for MREKQPESASGWRRHWPLLKKVFFTAFALLVIGLIADQARNVEWGKVLEAMQAYTWPVLLRAAGLAVLSYLIYSCFDLLAIPYLGHMIPPVRVMAVGIVAYAFNLNMGSLIGSVGFRFRLYLRLGLAAGEITRIIGLSLTTNWLGYLWVAGGLFAWGVLPIPDNWNISNYALRGIGVGMLVAAVAYVALCGLARKRSWTVRGHELELPSFKIAVAQSLLGSACWLSIGLVVWSLLRHDVSFALVLGVLLLSGIAGAVTHIPGGLGVVEAVFVAMLGGQVPHYEIIGTLLTYRAVYYLGPFALAALLYFFLEARLPKLAKEDEAKEAEQPGGKEQGPMRRVAGP